The following proteins are encoded in a genomic region of Amyelois transitella isolate CPQ chromosome 14, ilAmyTran1.1, whole genome shotgun sequence:
- the LOC106132255 gene encoding transcriptional protein SWT1: MSANKNAGRELRDGWVLCSSKSNPGRKYYFNKKTGKSSWTQPQADDKHGQSKEKSKREKAKKNEKLKKLESQKRAQKRKSDGQEGNSAKKKNKPDTPEKPVRPSPSPSKQPAEASPNKHSPLKKTPSRNIANNRLAQLRSRLSNEAENNESSNDKSPVKQKLSPKVNETPTKVDDKSPQINDSTKCPTTNQSPSSDSIQSIPSPSQFFAANKIISSMKAQLPEKYCDKTKQKDTFADIEEGICNQTAEYPFMKHPATPPQFTEASKLVSAIKSKLSYKVANKDGNVETFQNAQDRMNAMRSRLSSETTMTEDSLSNVDCNNEMMDVDYKEISPNVPAIQAQPSKEVVNFNRDSNKDELVLVVDTNAFIHELDFIKNVLNSHIQGYKEQPTLLVPWRVINELDRLKDNNNGNGALCKRAKSAMDYLYKSLPENSRIKGQSLRDSNSHIYPCELPDDEILNCCLQQAERGKSVILVSNDKNLCNKAVINNVKCTSTSELRPLLTARQDAPRADLRHCRDATYHLLATMLENEMRAKYNNLWQHVLFKAPPWTLDDVLQCLLKHWIAVFNEVFPRVVEHLLTDLRNSLHSIESKDPKSVSQAEVSNFQELCLDIAKKCQIIPEYMELAKLTVERIEKREADDDVAVVDAFETLWSIFSRYCAMLSNALGVPHNIQTDATVPSNEPLAALLERYNSFSHHIRTLTDALHGVVSAPGPEPRARLSAAARGALARLSARAPAARALHSFCDTSCDMLQEAYTKFSLLVDVLQACQQAMDGN; this comes from the exons ATGAGTGCTAATAAAAATGCAGGTCGTGAACTGCGAGATGGTTGGGTACTCTGTTCATCAAAGTCAAATCCAGGAcggaaatattatttcaacaaGAAAACCGGAAAATCTTCTTGGACACAACCGCAG GCCGACGATAAACATGGACAAAGCAAAGAAAAGAGTAAAAGGGAGAAAGCGAAGAAAAATGAGAAGTTAAAGAAATTGGAATCTCAAAAAAGGGCTCAAAAGCGAAAGAGTGATGGCCAAGAAGGCAATTCtgcaaagaagaaaaataagccAG ATACACCTGAAAAACCAGTAAGACCAAGCCCAAGTCCAAGCAAGCAGCCAGCGGAAGCTTCGCCAAACAAACATAGCCCACTAAAGAAAACACCATCACGTAACATAGCCAACAACAGGCTTGCACAATTACGGTCAAGACTCAGCAACGAAgcagaaaataatgaaagtagCAACGATAAGTCACCAGTTAAACAAAAACTTAGTCCAAAAGTCAACGAGACACCTACAAAAGTTGACGATAAAAGCCCTCAAATAAATGATTCAACGAAATGTCCGACAACAAACCAGTCTCCTAGCAGTGACAGCATACAGTCCATTCCATCACCATCTCAGTTCTTTGcggcaaataaaataatatcatcaaTGAAAGCGCAGTTGCCCGAAAAGTATTGTGATAAAACAAAGCAGAAGGACACATTTGCTGATATAGAAGAAGGTATCTGCAATCAAACTGCGGAATATCCGTTCATGAAGCATCCGGCGACACCTCCACAATTTACGGAGGCTAGTAAACTGGTTTCAGCTATAAAGtcaaagttgtcatacaaagtggCGAATAAGGATGGGAACGTGGAGACATTTCAGAATGCCCAGGACAGAATGAATGCGATGCGGTCTAGATTGAGCAGTGAAACAACAATGACAGAGGATTCCTTGAGTAATGTCGATTGTAATAATGAAATGATGGATGTAGATTATAAAGAG ATCTCACCTAACGTACCTGCAATTCAGGCACAGCCCTCGAAAGAGGTTGTTAATTTTAACAGGGATAGTAATAAGGATGAATTGGTGTTAGTGGTGGACACCAATGCGTTTATCCACGAGCTGGATTTCATAAAGAACGTGCTCAATTCACATATACAAG gttaCAAAGAGCAGCCAACATTATTGGTCCCTTGGCGAGTCATCAATGAGCTGGACAGGCTGAAGGACAATAACAACGGCAACGGAGCCCTGTGCAAAAGGGCCAAGTCCGCTATGGATTATTTATACAAGTCGCTGCCAGAAAATAGTAGGATAAAAG GTCAGTCTCTGCGCGACTCAAACTCACATATATACCCGTGCGAATTGCCTGATGATGAAATCCTAAATTGTTGTCTCCAGCAAGCTGAGAGGGGCAAGTCTGTG ATTCTAGTATCTAACGACAAGAACTTATGCAACAAAGCGGTGATAAATAACGTGAAGTGCACATCGACCAGCGAGCTGCGGCCGCTGCTCACCGCGCGCCAGGACGCGCCGCGCGCCGACCTGCGACACTGTCGCGACGCGACCTACCATCTGCTGGCCACCATGCTGGag AATGAAATGAGAGCAAAATACAATAATCTGTGGCAGCACGTTTTATTCAAAGCGCCACCTTGGACGTTGGACGATGTGCTCCAATGTTTGCTCAAACATTGGATAGCCGTGTTTAACGAAGTATTCCCGAGGGTTGTTGAACATTTGTTAACAGATTTGAGGAACAGTTTGCACTCTATAGAAAGTAAAG ATCCAAAATCAGTGTCTCAAGCGGAGGTGTCGAATTTCCAAGAACTATGTCTTGATATAGCTAAGAAGTGTCAGATTATACCGGAATACATGGAATTAGCCAAATTGACAGTCGAAAGGATAGAGAAAAGGGAAGCCGATGACGACGTGGCAGTGGTGGACGCTTTTGAAACGTTGTGGAGTATATTTTCGAGATATTG tGCAATGCTATCGAACGCATTAGGTGTCCCGCacaacatacagacagacgcGACGGTGCCCAGCAACGAGCCGCTGGCAGCATTGTTGGAGAGATACAATTCTTTTTCACATCATATACGGACGCTCACTGACGCTTTGCACGg AGTGGTGTCGGCCCCCGGGCCCGAGCCCCGGGCGCGGCTCagcgcggcggcgcgcggcgcgcTCGCTCGGCTGAGCGcgcgcgcgcccgccgcccgcgcgcTGCACTCGTTCTGCGACACCAGCTG CGACATGTTACAAGAAGCATACACGAAGTTCTCGCTCCTGGTCGACGTGTTACAAGCGTGCCAACAAGCCATGGACGGTAACTAA
- the LOC106132329 gene encoding acylglycerol kinase, mitochondrial has product MERAAKFAKTIRNNWKKSVVGVIALYYGGATLKEKYEINVLMRAACKEAALYGDALIPMERNPTMVTVILNPVANKRTAKRDFEKYCEPLLHLAGLQLNVIQTASEGNAKDIVESLHGTEAIIVAGGDGTLSETVTGLLRRNDDANQFPLGVIPLGRTNTFGNSLFPGGKGADKVKQLIEACMAIIKGNTDWKDAMKIEPISTEGDTPSRPIYAVSSIEYGAFRDALAKKDKYWIYGPLRDYATYIFNGYKNSLTWECNGTIKYTPPCAGCNNCVVQKKREVRKVWSLFMSNTIAAQESKQLLDNPECSKTQELCYKVSDFRIQTENKNGMPVLNVMLGKNGYTYTEFVAEGWNRLKNMRKNTFVIPARTVELLPLESEKEVMIEIDREEFEVKPVKVTLLPKIIKLFCSPQVQVNG; this is encoded by the exons atGGAAAGAGCAGCAAAGTTTGCTAAGACTATAAGAAATAATTGGAAGAAGTCTGTTGTTGGTGTTATAGCTTTATATTATGGTGGAGCTactttaaaagagaaatacGA GATTAATGTTCTAATGCGAGCAGCATGTAAAGAGGCAGCTCTTTATGGAGATGCGTTGATACCTATGGAAAGAAATCCTACTATGGTTACTGTTATTTTGAACCCTGTTGCGAACAAAAGGACAGCAAAACGAGACTTCGAAAAGTACTGTGAACCACTTCTGCATTTAGCCGGGTTGCAGTTGAATGTTATACAGACGGCTTCAGAAGGGAATGCCAAGGATATTGTGGAGTCTTTACATGGAACAGAAGCAATCATTGTAGCTGGAGGTGACGGTACTCTGTCTGAAACAGTTAcag GCCTCCTGAGAAGAAATGATGATGCTAACCAATTTCCACTTGGTGTTATACCACTAGGCCGGACAAATACCTTTGGCAATTCCTTATTTCCCGGTGGTAAAGGTGCTGACAAAGTTAAACAACTAATTGAGGCATGCATGGCAATTATAAAGGGCAACACAGACTGGAAAGATGCCATGAAAATAGAACCAATCTCCACAGAGGGAGATACGCCAAGCCGACCAATATACGCAGTCTCCTCCATAGAATACGGAGCGTTTAGAGATGCTCTAGCTAAGAAAGACAAATACTGGATATACGGACCGCTACGTGACTacgctacatacatatttaacgGGTACAAGAATAGTCTTACGTGGGAATGTAACGGAACAATCAAATACACTCCACCGTGTGCTGGATGCAACAATTGCGTTGTGCAAAAGAAGAGAGAAGTTAGAAAAGTCTGGTCGCTATTCATGTCGAACACGATAGCGGCTCAAGAAAGCAAACAGTTGTTAGACAATCCGGAATGTTCTAAAACACAAGAACTGTGTTACAAAGTCAGCGATTTTCGAATACAgactgaaaacaaaaatggaaTGCCAGTTTTGAATGTAATGCTTGGCAAAAATGGTTATACGTACACGGAATTTGTTGCCGAAGGCTGGAATCGATTGAAGAATATGAGGAAGAATACATTTGTGATACCCGCTAGGACAGTGGAGTTGCTACCGCTGGAAAGCGAGAAGGAAGTCATGATTGAAATAGACAGAGAGGAGTTTGAAGTAAAACCTGTAAAAGTTACATTATTGCCTAAGATCATAAAGTTGTTTTGTTCACCACAAGTTCAAGTTAatggttaa
- the LOC106132254 gene encoding probable methyltransferase TARBP1 isoform X2, whose translation MIEILHDPKYQVTSKDTATHFNFQIQYSAISVLSKIKHEDIYRTITSFFLNKIDILMMNKQRYHGNSQCHRSLLLCLQHLLFLFSLTNLECGIENWCEDLLGKLPHQQSVRVCLEWLIALFYYKKGVEINQEFIDHLDAKKIPLTSQFIIIYNIMKRKCNNCSEREYNFVLHHLLGNTMGPMYNVRLYAQCISKQLYKLRESSEHKYMIKIVEQNCAKDKNCARLEEDFFLSRFDILSELKPSFIYHFVPNYTEANNDKIYMELINEELKIMNRNNEGQLNDEEIFKFKYPKGKAKSVESFDGTGSIQKKYVPWGSMSDIEVYGISKKKENPSELIVIASLIDKLPNLGGMARTSEVFGVRTYVIDSLRHLQDSQFQALSVSAERWVNIEEVRPGPPLKAYIQSKKLEGYSIVAAEQTSTSCQLDKFKFDRKTVLLLGHEKEGVPCDLLPLMERCVEVPQRGVVRSLNVHVTAAIFVWEYTRQLLL comes from the exons ATGATTGAGATCTTACACGATCCAAAATATCAAGTGACTAGCAAAGA cacTGCTACACATTTCAACTTCCAAATCCAGTATTCTGCCATATCTGTActtagcaaaataaaacatgaagATATATACCGGACTAtaacatcattttttttaaacaaaattgacaTACTGATGATGAACAAACAAAGATATCACGGCAACTCTCAATGTCATAGGAGTTTATTGTTGTGTCTTCAgcatcttttgtttttattctcatTAACAAATCTAGAGTGTGGAATAGAAAATTGGTGTGAAGATTTATTGGGGAAGTTACCACATCAGCAGTCAGTTAGGGTTTGTTTGGAATGGTTGATagctttgttttattataagaag GGTGTAGAAATAAACCAAGAATTCATAGACCATTTAGACGCCAAAAAAATTCCTTTGACGTCAcaattcataattatatacaaCATCATGAAGCGGAAATGTAATAACTGCTCGGAGCGAgaatacaattttgttttacatcaCTTGCTTGGAAATACAATGGGACCAATGTATAATGTGAGGTTATACGCGCAATGTATATCTAAACAACTTTATAAGCTCAGAGAAAGTTCAgaacataaatatatgattaaaattgttgaaCAAAATTGTGCTAAAGACAAAAATTGTGCGAGATTAGAAgaagatttctttttatctcGTTTCGATATATTGTCAGAGTTGAAAccaagttttatttatcatttcgtGCCGAATTACACTGAAGCAAATAATGATAAGATTTATATGGAATTGATAAacgaagaattaaaaataatgaatagaaATAATG AGGGCCAGTTAAATGATgaagaaatattcaaatttaagtACCCTAAAGGTAAGGCAAAATCTGTAGAAAGTTTTGACGGAACGGGTTCCATTCAAAAGAAATACGTGCCATGGGGAAgcatgagcgatattgaagttTATGGGATTTCTAAAAAG aaGGAAAATCCAAGCGAGTTAATAGTGATAGCGTCGCTCATAGACAAGTTGCCAAATCTCGGCGGCATGGCGCGGACCAGCGAAGTGTTTGGAGTTCGCACTTACGTGATCGACAGTTTGAGGCATTTGCAAGATAGCCAGTTCCAAGCGCTGAG cGTATCAGCAGAACGCTGGGTGAACATAGAGGAAGTTCGCCCCGGGCCCCCCCTTAAGGCGTATATACAGAGCAAAAAGCTGGAGGGGTACTCCATAGTGGCGGCGGAGCAGACTTCTACGAGCTGTCAACTGGACAAGTTCAAGTTTGACAGGAAAACGGTGCTTTTACTTGG ACACGAAAAAGAGGGTGTCCCGTGCGACTTGCTGCCGCTGATGGAGCGCTGCGTGGAGGTACCGCAGCGGGGCGTGGTGAGGTCGCTCAATGTGCACGTGACCGCCGCCATCTTTGTTTGGGAGTACACTAGGCAGCTATTATTGTAA
- the LOC106132254 gene encoding uncharacterized protein LOC106132254 isoform X1, with translation MNSEEDILSFMDLLDLDEEMVDTRLKSIMVRDTFTNKHLKNAIQLLKYKQLINCQENTECDNDNECSFLVKLINQVNYENVVNVCKITTLTLSLNCTTLVNKSEHLVQQILSDIYVSSEGKSNDKSTLLTLQLCDTILEAVIKIGEKLTLPFLEIPVSRILDFPDEKLRVHFLTSSVPKLFEGVQGYSILDVIWNYVIVSDGQDALKILSCLSEYYIPVPDREGKVLYQSEVVYQAAFWNIILNGLCSNNPMKRKFAVYLGKRAIDCLAAGKRDIKLSVENKIFSWNCKKAALLKSDWYNFFILIDSLEEKQSNIVLPSLHLFEKLNNLEKCWLNCPFYLGLSHDNTQVRLKSIFYKLDTSLKSLNEAVLLLSAVNDNNIFDDVIGYDILKTKMRSFFSQEEELAYVLKSLALVKWSPVPLYHVSEVLSELKLKGFQLDNAVQIINEILKIPCNNIVIRKAVHTNLFCFIEKCFNLHWRDLLNILPHFQINLLNNKLILMVKENMNSEKERIEFLKLISEKIHNENVDLALLYLENKPEDMSIFIDIINEKVKIVQDIVNRQYSNKKECFNDAVFIALLCLKTKNMDTSIKETLYGILSQNKKLILHYFMALTTSEVTVDIEEIVVVSEIIKSFDCKDLGDVILQFYKISKVLFIDSRSDLDKTVLGLFYISSLNENTVLTTLYNNEMVHMEQLLEIKSLDNKQNSRLLNAFYEKLCEFIFHVMKEDNKYDSIKILEFVDKVTECGGYGCLYWILKIMNELLPILLSYKDSRFDVAQFVHRMWREIEELKSNHQYSPCIEEFINLITQECVIDDPMYNNIVTLYCTEVIENAAARNAPLYYLVRKLNCIEINENRGHLVYILCEILMYSPVPRKDQRITDNLMIEILHDPKYQVTSKDTATHFNFQIQYSAISVLSKIKHEDIYRTITSFFLNKIDILMMNKQRYHGNSQCHRSLLLCLQHLLFLFSLTNLECGIENWCEDLLGKLPHQQSVRVCLEWLIALFYYKKGVEINQEFIDHLDAKKIPLTSQFIIIYNIMKRKCNNCSEREYNFVLHHLLGNTMGPMYNVRLYAQCISKQLYKLRESSEHKYMIKIVEQNCAKDKNCARLEEDFFLSRFDILSELKPSFIYHFVPNYTEANNDKIYMELINEELKIMNRNNEGQLNDEEIFKFKYPKGKAKSVESFDGTGSIQKKYVPWGSMSDIEVYGISKKKENPSELIVIASLIDKLPNLGGMARTSEVFGVRTYVIDSLRHLQDSQFQALSVSAERWVNIEEVRPGPPLKAYIQSKKLEGYSIVAAEQTSTSCQLDKFKFDRKTVLLLGHEKEGVPCDLLPLMERCVEVPQRGVVRSLNVHVTAAIFVWEYTRQLLL, from the exons atgaaTTCTGAGGAGGATATTCTTTCATTTATGGATTTATTAGATTTAGACGAGGAAATGGTGGACACAAGACTCAAATCAATTATGGTGAGAGatacatttacaaataaacatttgaagAATGCGATACAGCTGCTCAAATATAAGCAGTTGATAAATTGTCAAGAAAACACAGAATGTGACAACGATAATGAATGTAGTTTCCTTGTAAAACTGATAAACCAAGTGAATTATGAAAATGTTGttaatgtttgtaaaataacaACTTTAACATTGAGCCTTAACTGTACCACTCTTGTTAATAAATCAGAACATTTAGTGCAGCAAATTTTGtcagatatatatgtatcatcAGAAGGAAAATCGAATGATAAATCTACATTATTAACTTTACAATTATGTGACACAATTCTTGAAGCTGTGATTAAAATAGGTGAAAAACTGACATTGCCATTTCTAGAAATACCTGTTTCAAGAATTTTGGACTTTCCAGATGAGAAATTAAGAGTTCACTTTCTGACAAGCTCAGTGCCAAAGTTATTTGAAGGGGTTCAAGGTTACAGCATTCTTGATGTTATTTGGAATTATGTTATTGTTAGTGATGGTCAAGATGCTCTTAAAATCTTAAGCTGCCTTTCAGAATATTATATACCAGTACCAGATAGAGAGGGAAAAGTTTTATATCAGTCTGAGGTGGTGTATCAAGCAGCATTCTGGAATATAATCTTAAATGGTCTCTGTTCCAACAATcctatgaaaagaaaattcgCAGTCTATTTAGGAAAACGGGCAATAGACTGTTTGGCTGCTGGAAAAAGGGACATCAAGCTAtcagtagaaaataaaatattttcatggaATTGTAAAAAGGCGGCACTATTGAAAAGCGAttggtacaatttttttatattgattgataGCTTGGAAGAGAAACAGAGCAATATTGTACTGCCAtctttacatttatttgaGAAGTTAAACAACCTTGAAAAATGTTGGTTAAACTGCCCTTTTTACTTGGGGTTAAGTCATGACAACACTCAAGTTAGACTTAAAAGCATATTCTATAAATTGGACACCTCATTAAAATCTTTGAATGAAGCTGTTTTGTTACTATCCGCtgttaatgataataatatttttgatgatGTGATAGGATATGatatattgaaaacaaaaatgagAAGTTTCTTCTCACAGGAAGAAGAATTAGCTTATGTCTTAAAGTCTTTAGCTTTGGTAAAATGGTCACCTGTGCCTTTATACCATGTTAGTGAAGTTTTatctgaattaaaattaaaaggatTCCAACTTGACAATGCTGTGCAAATTATTAATGAGATCCTAAAAATTCCATGCAATAATATTGTGATAAGAAAAGCTgttcatacaaatttattttgttttatagagAAATGCTTCAATTTACACTGGAGAGATTTACTGAACATATTACCAcactttcaaataaacttactaaataataaactcaTCTTAATGgtcaaagaaaatatgaactctgaaaaagaaagaattgaatttctgaaattaatatcagaaaaaatacataatgaaAATGTTGATCTGGCATTATTGTACCTTGAAAACAAACCAGAGGAtatgtcaatatttattgACATCATTAACGAGAAAGTAAAAATAGTACAAGATATTGTAAATAGGCAGTATTCTAATAAGAAAGaatgcttcaatgatgctgtttttatagctttattatgtttaaaaactaaaaacatgGACACTTCTATAAAAGAAACACTTTATGGAATTCTATCGCAAAATAAGAAGCTAAttctacattattttatgGCTCTTACAACAAGTGAAGTTACTGTTGACATAGAAGAAATAGTTGTTGTTTCAGAAATCATTAAATCCTTTGATTGTAAGGATTTGGGAGATGTTATTCtgcagttttataaaatatctaaagTACTTTTTATTGATTCTAGATCAGATTTAGATAAAACTGTACTTGGGTTATTTTATATCAGTAGTTTAAACGAAAATACTGTTCTTACAACACTTTACAATAATGAAATGGTTCATATGGAACAATTACTAGAAATCAAAAGTCttgacaacaaacaaaacagtAGACTTCTTAATGCATTTTATGAAAAGTTGTgtgaatttatatttcatgttATGAAGGAAGACAATAAATATGAcagcattaaaatattagaatttgttgatAAAGTTACTGAGTGTGGTGGCTATGGTTGTTTAtattggattttgaaaataatgaatgaattattacCAATTTTATTGAGTTATAAGGATAGTAGATTTGATGTAGCACAATTTGTACATAGAATGTGGAGGGAAATAGAAGAATTGAAGTCTAATCATCAATACAGCCCGTGTATtgaagaatttattaatttaatcacaCAAGAATGTGTTATAGATGATCCAATGTATAACAATATAGTTACTCTATACTGCACTGAAGTTATTGAAAATGCTGCCGCCAGGAACGCACCTTTATATTATCTAGTTAGGAAACTGAATTGTATAGAGATAAATGAAAACCGCGGACATTTGGTCTACATTTTGTGTGAGATTTTAATGTACTCTCCAGTACCAAGAAAAGATCAGAG AATCACGGACAATTTGATGATTGAGATCTTACACGATCCAAAATATCAAGTGACTAGCAAAGA cacTGCTACACATTTCAACTTCCAAATCCAGTATTCTGCCATATCTGTActtagcaaaataaaacatgaagATATATACCGGACTAtaacatcattttttttaaacaaaattgacaTACTGATGATGAACAAACAAAGATATCACGGCAACTCTCAATGTCATAGGAGTTTATTGTTGTGTCTTCAgcatcttttgtttttattctcatTAACAAATCTAGAGTGTGGAATAGAAAATTGGTGTGAAGATTTATTGGGGAAGTTACCACATCAGCAGTCAGTTAGGGTTTGTTTGGAATGGTTGATagctttgttttattataagaag GGTGTAGAAATAAACCAAGAATTCATAGACCATTTAGACGCCAAAAAAATTCCTTTGACGTCAcaattcataattatatacaaCATCATGAAGCGGAAATGTAATAACTGCTCGGAGCGAgaatacaattttgttttacatcaCTTGCTTGGAAATACAATGGGACCAATGTATAATGTGAGGTTATACGCGCAATGTATATCTAAACAACTTTATAAGCTCAGAGAAAGTTCAgaacataaatatatgattaaaattgttgaaCAAAATTGTGCTAAAGACAAAAATTGTGCGAGATTAGAAgaagatttctttttatctcGTTTCGATATATTGTCAGAGTTGAAAccaagttttatttatcatttcgtGCCGAATTACACTGAAGCAAATAATGATAAGATTTATATGGAATTGATAAacgaagaattaaaaataatgaatagaaATAATG AGGGCCAGTTAAATGATgaagaaatattcaaatttaagtACCCTAAAGGTAAGGCAAAATCTGTAGAAAGTTTTGACGGAACGGGTTCCATTCAAAAGAAATACGTGCCATGGGGAAgcatgagcgatattgaagttTATGGGATTTCTAAAAAG aaGGAAAATCCAAGCGAGTTAATAGTGATAGCGTCGCTCATAGACAAGTTGCCAAATCTCGGCGGCATGGCGCGGACCAGCGAAGTGTTTGGAGTTCGCACTTACGTGATCGACAGTTTGAGGCATTTGCAAGATAGCCAGTTCCAAGCGCTGAG cGTATCAGCAGAACGCTGGGTGAACATAGAGGAAGTTCGCCCCGGGCCCCCCCTTAAGGCGTATATACAGAGCAAAAAGCTGGAGGGGTACTCCATAGTGGCGGCGGAGCAGACTTCTACGAGCTGTCAACTGGACAAGTTCAAGTTTGACAGGAAAACGGTGCTTTTACTTGG ACACGAAAAAGAGGGTGTCCCGTGCGACTTGCTGCCGCTGATGGAGCGCTGCGTGGAGGTACCGCAGCGGGGCGTGGTGAGGTCGCTCAATGTGCACGTGACCGCCGCCATCTTTGTTTGGGAGTACACTAGGCAGCTATTATTGTAA